A DNA window from uncultured Methanoregula sp. contains the following coding sequences:
- the rimI gene encoding ribosomal protein S18-alanine N-acetyltransferase produces MIRPHDLAHYPLPQIRQAAPSDIAAIVEIEQESFIDPWEQSAFLEALTYYPTTYFVAVADGAVVGFVIGGLEDTGENIYGHLCNIGVSPRYRGKGIGRLLVRRLEHQVAVELATGVQLEVRVSNTAAQRFYLRMGYRPVFGIDHYYANGEDAIVMMKWFRF; encoded by the coding sequence GTGATCCGTCCCCATGATCTCGCCCATTACCCCCTCCCGCAGATCCGGCAGGCGGCCCCATCGGATATCGCCGCCATTGTTGAGATCGAGCAGGAGTCCTTCATCGACCCGTGGGAACAGTCCGCATTTCTGGAAGCCCTCACGTATTACCCGACCACTTATTTTGTCGCTGTCGCGGATGGGGCCGTGGTCGGGTTCGTAATCGGCGGCCTCGAGGATACCGGTGAGAATATCTATGGCCATCTCTGCAACATCGGCGTCTCCCCCCGTTACCGCGGGAAGGGGATCGGCAGGCTCCTCGTGCGCCGGCTCGAACACCAGGTTGCCGTGGAGCTCGCAACCGGTGTCCAGCTCGAAGTGCGGGTCTCCAATACCGCAGCACAGCGGTTCTACCTGCGGATGGGATACCGCCCTGTCTTCGGCATTGATCATTATTATGCCAATGGCGAGGATGCCATTGTCATGATGAAGTGGTTCCGGTTCTGA